The Chitinophaga sp. H8 region GGGGTGACGATACAGATCCGGGGCACAGCACGGGGAGCTATCACCGATGAAAAAGGGAACTTCCGCCTGGAAGCAGATAGTGAAGCAGTACTGGAGTTCAAGCTGATCGGATTTGAAGCACAGGAAGTAGCCGTGCAATCACGGAGCCGTATCAACGTGACGCTCAGAGTAACCAGGGGCGAACTGGGTGAGGTGGTAGTAGTGGGCTATAGCACACAGAAAAAAATTGATGTTACCGGATCGGTAGCCCAGGTATCTGCGGCAGACCTGGTTAAAGCTCCTATGACCAATGTAAGCCAGATGCTGACAGGAAAACTCCCCGGCGTCGTATTTCAGCAACCAAGCGGCCAACCGGGCTATGACGATGCTACCATGCTGGTACGGGGCTCCGGCACTTTTAATAATTCTTCCCCACTGATGCTGGTAGATGGTGTGGAACGCGCCTTTGGCCGTATAGATCCGAACGACATTGAAAGTGTGACAGTACTGAAAGATGCCGCTTCTTCTGCCGTATATGGTGTAAAGGGTGCACATGGTGTTATCCTCATTACTACCAAAAGAGGAAAGGCGGGTGGCAAACCACTGTTTTCCTATACCGGGTCTACTACTGTTTCTCACAATACCTTATTGCCTGATTTCCTTACAGGTACGGAATATGCCAACTGGCATAACAAGGCCAATGAGATGGATGGTAACCGGCAATGGTTTTCTAAAGAACAGATAGCGGCAATGAGTAATGGTGATCCTTCCGACGGACTTGAAAACACCAATTGGCAAAAGGAATTCCTTGGCAAACCTGCTTTTGTAAACCAGCATAACTTGTCGGTAAGCGGAGGAGCAGATAATATCCGGTACTTTACCAGTATTGGTACCATGCAGCAAGGTGGGATCGTAAAGGATATGAAGCTGGAACGCTACAATGCCCGTGCAAACCTGGACATGAATCCGAACAAACACTGGACTATTTCTCTGAACCTGGCCGGCCGGGTGGAAAAATTGAACACGCCCGGTGCTGCTTCCTACGAGAAGCAATCGCTTTTCAGTCCTATTTCCCAGGCACTCTATATGTATCCCTTCCTGCCTTTTGAATATAAAGGGCTGCCTACCGGCTCATCTTATATGACGCTGAATCCTTTTGCAGTGGCAGAGCTCAGTGGGTTCCAGAAGAGTGCGAACACTATGGTAGAAACTTCTACCCGTATCACGTACGCACCTTCTTTTATCAATGGATTGAAAGCATCATTGTTCGGAAGTTATGACCGGAAGTATTCAGACGCCAAAACATTTGCCACGCCATATTATGTTAACACCTTCCTGTCAGAAACAGGTCAATATGGCAAAACACTTTCTGATGGTTATATGGCAACCGGTAGCCTGCTGCAGACGGCGGATAATTTTGACTATACCGTATTCCGTCCCTCGCTGGAGTATGAGCGCGAGATCGGAAAACATCATGTAGGCGGCTTGTTCCTGTATGAGTGGCAAAAAGGAAACAGCAATAATATGTATGCTTCTCGCTGGGGTTATCCCATGAAAGACATTCCTGAGTTATCATTCGGGCAACTATTTCCCCCAGTACCCAATTCCGGTGGATCTGCCCAGACCGTACAGGCAGGATATGTAGGACGGCTGAACTATTCCTATGCCAGCAAATACCTGATGGAAGTAGCCTTCAGATATGATGCTTCTTACAAGTTCCCTAAAAATTCCCGTTGGGGATTTTTCCCTTCCGTTTCCGCAGGATGGGTGATCTCTGAAGAGTCATTTTTCAAAGACCGTTTCCGGAATGTAGAACTGCTGAAATTGCGCGGTTCTGCAGGTATCCTGGGCAGGGATAATGTTAATCCATTTTTATATGAACAATATTTTAATCTTACCAAAACACCGGTTATAGCATTGGGAGATAAACTTAACACGCTGTATGGATTGAGCTCTTCCACTTCCTATCCAAGTACACATCTTACCTGGGAAAAAACACAAACCTACAACCTGGGTGCAGAGCTTACGATGTGGAAGGGATTGCTGAGTGCTGAAGTAGATGTTTTTTATAAGTACACTTATGACATTCTCCAAAATACCGGTAATGTATATCCTTCTTCTCTGGGAGGCAACTTCCCGGAAATAGAAAACAGTGGTTCGGTAGATGTAAAGGGTATTGAGCTCCAGTTATCCCACCGGAACCGTATAGGTAAACTGCAGTATACTTTGTCCGGTAATTTCAGCTATTCGAAGAACCGGATCCTGTCTATTATCCAAACAGAGAATGTACATCCCTGGCAGAACATGATCGGAAAGTCTATCGGACAGCGGCTGGCGTATGTGGCAACAGGTTTGTTTCAGACAGAAGAGCAATTAAAGAACAGTCCGGCTCCTCCCGGTGGTGGTTATAAAAGGCTGGGAGATATCATGTACAAGGACATGAACGGAGATGGCAAACTGACCCGGGAAGAGGATATGGCCATCGCTACGCGGCCGGGCATACCACCACTGATGTACGCCTTTAATATTGATCTCAGGTATGGCAATTTTGATTTTTCCATGATGTTTCAGGGAGCTGCGTTGAATGATATCCTGTTAAGCGGAATGTATGATAACGGTATACCGGACAATACCATCTTTACCAAGCCTTTTTACGGTAATGGATATAACAGCCCCCGTTATTTGCTGGAAAACTCCTGGACACCTGAAAACACGAATGCACGTTATCCACGTTTGTCATTGATTCCCAGTGGAGGCAATTCACTGGATGCTACCTGGTGGGTAGAGCGGGGAGGTTACCTGCGCCTTAAGAATACGGTGGTGGGGTATACGCTGCCAGCTACCGTGCTCCGTGCTATCAATATTAAGGGGCTCAGGTTTTATCTGGCCGGCACCAATCTGTTCACTTTATCCGGGTTTAAATACATCGATCCTGAGAGTCCCAGTGTTAACAACGGGTATTACCCACAACAACGGACTTACAGTTTTGGTGCGAACCTGACTTTTTAATTCACTGAAACATGAGAAAGGTATTCTATATAATTCTGCTGGTATCCTGCACGTTGTCTTGCACCAATACGCTGGATGTTGAGCCGCGTGATAAGTATTCGAACAATGTGGTCTGGAAAAATGTCAATAGCCTTGACCTCTATATAAACAGCCTGTATGGCGCGTTGTATCAATTTGCGGAGGTAGGCGGTCCTAACCTGAGTGATGGATATTCAGATATCCTGAAATATTCGCAGACTTACATGGACACGTATCATAACAGGGTTTGCCTGTCGCCTGCTTTTTTGTCGCCCAATACCGCTGAGGCATTGAGTCCCTGGTCGGCTACCTATGGTAATATCAAAAAGCTGAACGAGTTTATTATCGACGCACATAAATACGGCGGAAATATCAGTGGTGATGAGCTGGCTATGCGCCTGGCAGAAATCCGTTTCCTACGGGCATTTATTTACAGTAAACTGATTATCCGGCATGGAGGTGTGGTGTTGCGGGTGGATAATGAAGTGCTGGATGGTCCCGAGCAGAAAAATAAAAAGCGTTCCACTACCGCAGAATGCTGGCAATGGGTGATGACAGAGTTGAAAGCTATAGCGGAGCAGCTTCCTGAGCAATGGAGCAACAACAATTGGGGACGTATTACAAAAGGAGCCGCCTACGCATTGCTGGCCAGATCGGCCCTATATGCAGAGAAGTGGGATGATGCTATTGTAGCCGGCCGGAAAGTGGAATCTATTGCAAATAGTGGACGATATGGGCTGATGGACAGTTTCAGCGATGTATTTTATACACCTCATAATAAGGAACTGATACTGGCAGCTTATTATAAGCGGCCGGACCTCACCAATGATTTCGATAAGTATTTTGCCCCCACTGGCGATATAGAACGTTATGGCGGATATGCCTCTCCTACGGAGGAGCTGGTGGTTCAATACGATATCAAGACGGGGAATAAATGGGAGCCATTTAGTTGGGCAAATCCTGATCATAGTGCTAACCCTTATGTGAACAGGGATCCCCGGTTTTATGCTACTATTCTATATAATGGTGCTCCCTGGAAGGGCCGGAATATAGAAACTTATGTAGGCGGTACGGATAGTTATATTGAATACTTCGATGGTAATGCCAGGAACAGGACCGTAACGGGATACTTTATCCGGAAATTTCTGGAAAACAAGACAAAGGATTTTGTTGCAGAGAAAGGGGATCAGTATTGGATAGAGCTGCGATATGCAGAGGTATTGACTATTCTGTCGGAAGCATATGGTCGTGGAAAAGGTGATTTTATTACTGCCTACAGATATCTGAATATGCTGAGAGAGCGTCCGGGAGTAGGGCTGCCAGGTCTTGTTGTAAAGTACAAACAGGAAGACTACCTCCAGGATCTGCAAAAGGAGAAGATGTGTGAGTTTGCATTTGAAGGGCATCGTTATTGGGACCTGAGAAGATGGAAGAAAGCAGGAACAGTATTGAATGGTGTCCGGATGCACGGTGTGGAGATCACAAAAACAGGAGATACTTATCAGTATAATATAGTAGACTGTGATAAAGCGGACCGCTTTTTCCCTGACCGCTATTACACGGTGCCTATTCCTGATTTTGAGACGAAGAACAATCTGGAATGCAGACAGGATCCTGCATGGCAATAATTTAACAATTACCGCTCTAAAGTAATAATCAATGAAACTGTTCAGATATATAGCGGGCATTGCCTGTTTGCTGGCTGCAGCAGCGTGCCACAAACCGGATGCACTGTTTAATGGGAGTGATAACGAAATAAGATCTATCTACGTGAAATTTGCCGGCACTGACAAGCAGTATCCTGGTGTAGTTAGTAAAGGTACGGTGTCTTTTGACGTGCCTATTTACCAGGCAGGTACGGATCCGCTGGTGGAAACCGATATTTCAAAAATGGAAATTGTGGCATCTATTCCGGTAGGCGCTACTATCACCCCAGGTCTGGTAGGTATCAAAGACCTGACCAGCCCGATAGAAATTACGGTAACTGCGGCTAATGGCACGCAACAAAAATATAAACTCAGTGCCCGGAAAACAGGCATGAACTATACCAAAGGGTTACTGGAGTTTACGGTGAAGAAAGAAGGACAAACGAAGGTATATCAGTCCAGCCAGGCGGCGCCCTATAACAATGGAGATACCTTGTATATTGACATTCCCAATACGCCTAAGGATCCTTTGGACCAGACCCGGTTGCTGGTGAATGTAAAGCTGGAACCTACCTGTACCATGACGCCTGAACTCAAAGAAGATGTGCCGGTTGATTTTACCAAACCATTGGAGATAAAGGTTACTGATGGGATGGGTACTTTGCGCACACACTACATTGCTATAAGACCAGCCAACTTTACCAAAGCCAGGTTCAGGGAATTGTGGTTCAGATCTGTAGAAGAACTGGGACTTACCCGTGCTAATATCAAGAGCCTGGCAGTTTCGAATGAATACTTCTTTATTCCTGAGTTTGAGGATTGGAACTCTGATGGGAAATTGCATGTATTCAATGCTGCTGATGGGCGGCTGGTGAAAAAAATAGACCCACCTACTACTTTCTCTTATCGTGTAGCAACAGATAATCAGGGCCGCTTCCTGGTAAGTACCTGGAACGAGTCCGGAAAAGGGTTTATTCTTTATCGATATAATGATTTACAAAGTAATCCGGAGCAGATACTGAACCTGGTTTCATGGGATGATCCCCAGTTTATTCCTGCACAGCTGGGTATTAACAAGGTAAATATTACCGGTGATACAAAATCTGGTAAAGCCTATATGTATACCACGATGTCAAACGGGCAGTATTATTCCTGGGAGCTGACAAATGGCGCATCACCTTCACCCAGGCCTGTTGTGACCAAATTTGATCCAGCCAAAACAGGAGGTACCTGGGACATTGCTTCTGTTAAACGTGGCACTGCTGATACAAAATCAGACATGTATTTCAGCTGGTATAATGAAGGTGCTACTGAAACAGATGGGAAAGGCAGCCGCTTTGAAATACTGGATGAGGGGGGCGTATATCACCGGTTGAATCCTGTTAACCATCCTTACAAAATACTTGCCTATGATGTGTTTTCTGTAAACGGCGATAGGTTTGTAGCGATGCTGGCGCAGGGGCTGAAGAGCAACAGTGAATCCAGAATACTGGTGTATGATATTACAGACATGAGCAAGCTGGCACTGGCGCCCGGAGATCCGGGATATGTAAATCTCAAGCTGTTTGAATCAGCTCCGCTTGGTATGACAACGGATCTGAGCTCCGGAGATGTACACGTAACTGTGAATGGCCTCAATGCGGATATCTATGTAGGTACTACTGCGGTTTCTTCCCAGGCAGCAGGAAATGCAGGTGTCAGGAAATTAAGGATGGAATACCAGGTAGAATAGCAACAACAATCAATCACATCAAACGACTTTAAATATGAGAAGGAATACGTTTTTCCTCGTGCTAATGCTGGTGTCGCTGTCTGCGATATCCTGTAATAAGCAATATATGTATCCCAACTATGACGGGAATGAGAAAAAAGATACGACCAAAACTGAACCTGAAGGTCCGGAAGGGAATGTAACGAAAACAAATATCCGGGACCTGGTGCTTATTTATGGTGGTGGAGCCGATGGCCCGCAGGTGTGGGCAAAAGATGCTTTCTACCCTTATGTAGTATATGAAAACAACAGTGCTTTCGACTGGATGTTTGACGGGTTTTTGTTCCTTGAGCTGAAAGATGGTAAGGGGCATGCTTATACTACAGGGCACTCTCCTGAACCTGCCCTTAAGCCGCAATGGGAATCGCTGATGGATAAATACTTCAGCAAGGATCATTCGTTTGACGCCCTTGATCAGTGTATTACTGATGTGATTGTAAAAACAGGAGCACCTGCCCGCAAACGTAAAGTCATAGTAGGGATTCCCGAACCAATGAAAGGTGCTACGCAATGGGGTGAGTTGAATGGGAAGATGCTGGATTTTTCCAAAGACGAAGACCGGATTACCGCGTGTAACTGGTTCATAGACCAGGTAAAGGAGAAATTTGCTGCTGCTGGTTATGCCAATATTGAACTGGAAGGGTTTTACTGGATAGCGGAAGAAGTGGAAAATACTGCTCCTATCATTTCTGCTATAGGCAGCCACCTGGAAAAGGCGAAAAATTCTTTCCTGTGGATTCCATGGTGGAAATCCCCTGGGTATGATAATTACAAGCCTTATGGATTCAGCGATGTATATCTGCAGCCTAACTATTTTTTCAGTAATGATGTTCCTTACTCTCGTTTGCAGGAAGCCTGTAATGAGGCCAGTAAATACAAGATCAACCTGGAGGTGGAGTTTGATGAGCGGGTGTTGGGCGGAAAAGGGCAGAAGCTGTACGATTACCTGGAGGTATTTGAACAGAATAATGTTTATGAAAACAAGAAACTGGCATATTATCAGTCAGAGAATACCATTTTGAAATTATACCAGTCGTCAAATGCTATGGATAAAGCACTGTATCAGCGGTTCAGTGAGATTGTAACAAAACGGCAGAAAGTAGATAAACCTGCTTATATAGGGAATTGAGTTGGATTATATTGACCTGATAGGAATGATTTTTTAGTACACTAAACTGATCAACTATGAATTGTCTTAACATCACATCTAAGCTGTTTTACTGGGGCCTGGGCCTATTATTTATAGGGAGCATTGCTTCCTGCAAAAAAGGATACCGTGATCTTGAACAGGATAGTGCTTTGGGGAGCGATTTAAAAAAGGCGACGTTTACTACTAATGTTACTCCACCTAAGACAAAAGCACGCGATATGGTGCTTATCTATGGTGCGGGAACTGATAATATTGGTCAGCAGTGGGACTATTACGCTTTTCATCCTTATGTAGTATACAAGAATGCGCAAAACCAGTATGATTGGATGTTCGACGGGTTTTTACTGCTTGAATTAAAGGATCAGTGGGATTATTCATTTACCGTTGGGCATGGTGATCCCAATAAGCCTGCACAAAAGGCCAACTGGAATACGCTCCTTGATAAATACTTTACAACAGGGCGGTCGTTACACGCACTTGACCAGGCAATAGATGATGCTACCTGGAGTGCGGGCCAGCCACCAACGAAGCGGAAGATTGTGATCGGGATACCGGAGCCGTTGAAGTCTGTAGGAATGAATTGGGGAATGGTAGATGGTGTATGGCTTAATTTTCAAAATGATGCGCACCGGACGGCAGCCTGTAAATGGTTTATCGACGAGGTAGTGACACGTTTCAGCAGTGCAAATTTCAGGCACCTGGTGCTGGATGGATTTTATTGGATTGGAGAAGATGTGGGTGATGCGCAGAACGTGACATTGGATGTAAGTAATTATCTGGGCACAAAGAATTACAGTTTTACCTGGATTCCCTGGTGGCAATCCCCGGGATACAATAACCCGCAGGTATTCGGTTTTTCTGATACTTATCTTCAGCCTAATTATTACTTCTACAGCAATGTACCATATAGCCGTCTGCAGGATGCCTGCAATGCAGCATATGCGAATGGTACCTATCTGGAAGCAGAGTTTGATGACAATGTGTTGTATTATGCCGCATACCGGAATAAAATGTATGAATACCTGGATGTTTTTGGTACTAATAATGTGTATTCTTCCATGAAGCTGACCTATTATCAGTCTCAAAGTACCATCTTGAAGCTATTCACACAAAAAGATTATCACCCGACATTGGATTCATTATACAGGAAGTTTTGCGAGATTGTTACTGCCCGGCAGAAAGTGGTAAATCCTCCGTATTAACCGGAGGGGAGAAATGTAACAAGAAAGGCTGGTCTTCAGACTAGCCTTTCTTGTTATGTGGAGGGGATACCTGTACAAATTGTTTCGCATTCAGGTCGTATACCGCCTTATAGGTTTTATTGATGACTGATACCACATAGTCGTGGCGGATTTTCCATCTGTAAGTGACCTCAAGTGATTTTGTTTCAGGCAGATAATTG contains the following coding sequences:
- a CDS encoding RagB/SusD family nutrient uptake outer membrane protein, producing MRKVFYIILLVSCTLSCTNTLDVEPRDKYSNNVVWKNVNSLDLYINSLYGALYQFAEVGGPNLSDGYSDILKYSQTYMDTYHNRVCLSPAFLSPNTAEALSPWSATYGNIKKLNEFIIDAHKYGGNISGDELAMRLAEIRFLRAFIYSKLIIRHGGVVLRVDNEVLDGPEQKNKKRSTTAECWQWVMTELKAIAEQLPEQWSNNNWGRITKGAAYALLARSALYAEKWDDAIVAGRKVESIANSGRYGLMDSFSDVFYTPHNKELILAAYYKRPDLTNDFDKYFAPTGDIERYGGYASPTEELVVQYDIKTGNKWEPFSWANPDHSANPYVNRDPRFYATILYNGAPWKGRNIETYVGGTDSYIEYFDGNARNRTVTGYFIRKFLENKTKDFVAEKGDQYWIELRYAEVLTILSEAYGRGKGDFITAYRYLNMLRERPGVGLPGLVVKYKQEDYLQDLQKEKMCEFAFEGHRYWDLRRWKKAGTVLNGVRMHGVEITKTGDTYQYNIVDCDKADRFFPDRYYTVPIPDFETKNNLECRQDPAWQ
- a CDS encoding DUF5018 domain-containing protein — translated: MKLFRYIAGIACLLAAAACHKPDALFNGSDNEIRSIYVKFAGTDKQYPGVVSKGTVSFDVPIYQAGTDPLVETDISKMEIVASIPVGATITPGLVGIKDLTSPIEITVTAANGTQQKYKLSARKTGMNYTKGLLEFTVKKEGQTKVYQSSQAAPYNNGDTLYIDIPNTPKDPLDQTRLLVNVKLEPTCTMTPELKEDVPVDFTKPLEIKVTDGMGTLRTHYIAIRPANFTKARFRELWFRSVEELGLTRANIKSLAVSNEYFFIPEFEDWNSDGKLHVFNAADGRLVKKIDPPTTFSYRVATDNQGRFLVSTWNESGKGFILYRYNDLQSNPEQILNLVSWDDPQFIPAQLGINKVNITGDTKSGKAYMYTTMSNGQYYSWELTNGASPSPRPVVTKFDPAKTGGTWDIASVKRGTADTKSDMYFSWYNEGATETDGKGSRFEILDEGGVYHRLNPVNHPYKILAYDVFSVNGDRFVAMLAQGLKSNSESRILVYDITDMSKLALAPGDPGYVNLKLFESAPLGMTTDLSSGDVHVTVNGLNADIYVGTTAVSSQAAGNAGVRKLRMEYQVE
- a CDS encoding DUF4855 domain-containing protein is translated as MNCLNITSKLFYWGLGLLFIGSIASCKKGYRDLEQDSALGSDLKKATFTTNVTPPKTKARDMVLIYGAGTDNIGQQWDYYAFHPYVVYKNAQNQYDWMFDGFLLLELKDQWDYSFTVGHGDPNKPAQKANWNTLLDKYFTTGRSLHALDQAIDDATWSAGQPPTKRKIVIGIPEPLKSVGMNWGMVDGVWLNFQNDAHRTAACKWFIDEVVTRFSSANFRHLVLDGFYWIGEDVGDAQNVTLDVSNYLGTKNYSFTWIPWWQSPGYNNPQVFGFSDTYLQPNYYFYSNVPYSRLQDACNAAYANGTYLEAEFDDNVLYYAAYRNKMYEYLDVFGTNNVYSSMKLTYYQSQSTILKLFTQKDYHPTLDSLYRKFCEIVTARQKVVNPPY
- a CDS encoding DUF4855 domain-containing protein codes for the protein MRRNTFFLVLMLVSLSAISCNKQYMYPNYDGNEKKDTTKTEPEGPEGNVTKTNIRDLVLIYGGGADGPQVWAKDAFYPYVVYENNSAFDWMFDGFLFLELKDGKGHAYTTGHSPEPALKPQWESLMDKYFSKDHSFDALDQCITDVIVKTGAPARKRKVIVGIPEPMKGATQWGELNGKMLDFSKDEDRITACNWFIDQVKEKFAAAGYANIELEGFYWIAEEVENTAPIISAIGSHLEKAKNSFLWIPWWKSPGYDNYKPYGFSDVYLQPNYFFSNDVPYSRLQEACNEASKYKINLEVEFDERVLGGKGQKLYDYLEVFEQNNVYENKKLAYYQSENTILKLYQSSNAMDKALYQRFSEIVTKRQKVDKPAYIGN
- a CDS encoding SusC/RagA family TonB-linked outer membrane protein; this encodes MRMSLTVLLFCLALVQISAKGYGQISLDEKNTPVVTVLQHIKEQTGYVFFYNDDRLHGLQVSIKVKNAAINAVLDQCFKGLNLDYRIADKNVFITAGKNESARQAIDNALPVPPVTVTGTVTDTTGAPLPGVTIQIRGTARGAITDEKGNFRLEADSEAVLEFKLIGFEAQEVAVQSRSRINVTLRVTRGELGEVVVVGYSTQKKIDVTGSVAQVSAADLVKAPMTNVSQMLTGKLPGVVFQQPSGQPGYDDATMLVRGSGTFNNSSPLMLVDGVERAFGRIDPNDIESVTVLKDAASSAVYGVKGAHGVILITTKRGKAGGKPLFSYTGSTTVSHNTLLPDFLTGTEYANWHNKANEMDGNRQWFSKEQIAAMSNGDPSDGLENTNWQKEFLGKPAFVNQHNLSVSGGADNIRYFTSIGTMQQGGIVKDMKLERYNARANLDMNPNKHWTISLNLAGRVEKLNTPGAASYEKQSLFSPISQALYMYPFLPFEYKGLPTGSSYMTLNPFAVAELSGFQKSANTMVETSTRITYAPSFINGLKASLFGSYDRKYSDAKTFATPYYVNTFLSETGQYGKTLSDGYMATGSLLQTADNFDYTVFRPSLEYEREIGKHHVGGLFLYEWQKGNSNNMYASRWGYPMKDIPELSFGQLFPPVPNSGGSAQTVQAGYVGRLNYSYASKYLMEVAFRYDASYKFPKNSRWGFFPSVSAGWVISEESFFKDRFRNVELLKLRGSAGILGRDNVNPFLYEQYFNLTKTPVIALGDKLNTLYGLSSSTSYPSTHLTWEKTQTYNLGAELTMWKGLLSAEVDVFYKYTYDILQNTGNVYPSSLGGNFPEIENSGSVDVKGIELQLSHRNRIGKLQYTLSGNFSYSKNRILSIIQTENVHPWQNMIGKSIGQRLAYVATGLFQTEEQLKNSPAPPGGGYKRLGDIMYKDMNGDGKLTREEDMAIATRPGIPPLMYAFNIDLRYGNFDFSMMFQGAALNDILLSGMYDNGIPDNTIFTKPFYGNGYNSPRYLLENSWTPENTNARYPRLSLIPSGGNSLDATWWVERGGYLRLKNTVVGYTLPATVLRAINIKGLRFYLAGTNLFTLSGFKYIDPESPSVNNGYYPQQRTYSFGANLTF